The genomic DNA GGCGCAGGTGATGGAATTCCTTGGCATGGCCGCTTCTGCGAAGGGGAGCGCTGCCGCGAAAAAATCGCAGAAAGCCCAAACGCAGCGCAAGCAGTTGGCGGCAAAAAAACGTGCGATCGACGAAAAAGTCCAGAAATACGAGAAGGGCAAGGGGGACAGCGAAAGTGAGTGATGACGTTGCCCTAACTCTGCGACAAGTCGCCGATCGGCTGCAACTTTCGTACAGCACGGTTTTCTCCATGCGAGAGCATATCGGGTTTCGGTTGCCAGGATCGCGCGTTTGGCGAGTGCTGCCTTCCAGACTTGCCGAACTGAGTGAAACCAAGAACAATGGAACCCGGCTATCGATGCGGGTCGCTGGAGAAAATGCATGGCAATCCGCAAAGATAAAAAATCCGGTATCTGGCACCTCGACATCCGCACGCCAGGCGGTCAGAGAATTAGACGCTCTGCTGACACTGCGGACAAAAAGGAAGCGCAGGAATACCACGACCGGCTGAAAGCCGATCTGTGGCGGCAGGACAAGCTTGGCGAGGCCCCTGACAGAACATTTGAGGAGGCCGCCGTGCGGTTCTTGCGGGAATGTGAGGGCCAGCGCGATTACGCGACGAAGCTTCGGCATATCGCGTACTGGCGCGAGCAGTTTCCCGGCCGTCTGGTTCGTTCTTTAACCTCTGACGAAATCACCGACTCGTTGCCCACGCACCGGGTTGTCAAGGGCAAGCCCGTGGAGTTGCTAACCGGTAGCACGCGCAACCGGTATATCGCCACCATCAAGCGCCTGCTGAATCTGTGCGTGGCGTGGGAGTGGATCGACCGGGTGCCCAGGTTTCCCCGGTACATCGAGCCGGAGGTGCGTGTTCGCTGGGAGTCACCCGAGGTAATTACTGCGCTTATCAACGCGCTACGGTTGCCCTGGATGCGCGACGCTGCTGTTGTTGCCGTAGCCACGGGCATGCGTCAGTCCGAGCTGTTTGGACTCACGCCGTCCCAGGTCGATCTGGCCCAGAGCAATGCATGGGTCACGCATGAGGGGGCTAAATCCAAGCGTGCCCGCGCGGTACCCTTGAATGGTGACGCGGTCGGCGTGCTGACTCGCCGGTTGAAGTCGGCGGAACGCCTGGCTTTTACGCGTGGAGAGGGGCTGGACGCTCGCATCCAGCAAATCGACACGCGGGATTTCGAGCGGGCCTGTCGGGCGGTCGGCATCGAGGATTTCCACTGGCATGACCTGCGCCATACTTGGGCAAGCTGGCACGTCCAGCGTGGCACGCCGCTGATGGTGCTGAAGGAGCTGGGAGGATGGGAAACGATCGAGATGGTGCAGAAGTACGCCCACCTCGCCCCTAGCCACTTGGCCGCCCACGCGGACACGGTCAAGTTTTGGTCAAGCACCGGGGAGCAGAAAGAAAAAATGCCGCTGGCTAGAGCGGCATAGTTTCTTGATTCTTAAGGAAATTCTTTGGTGGGGCGTGAGTGACTCGAACACTCGACCTACGGATTAAGAGTCCGCTGCTCTACCAACTGAGCTAACGCCCCAACAGAAACGAGATTATGCAGGATCTTCTCGAGATTGCCAAGCCCTTTTAGCAGTTTCATTAAAAAAAGCACGTCGCTGGAGCTCGAGTCCTCCGTCGATGAAACCGCCATTCCGAAAACGTCGACGCATCCGGCGCTGCCGGTATGATGTCGCGGACACCTCGACGCACGCGGCGCAACGCGACGTTCGACCGGGGGATATTCATGGATGACAATGCGATTACCGAGTTGCCCGACCGGGTCCTCGCGCCATGAGCCCGGTCGCTCACGCTGACACCGATCAAGGTCGACGAGGAAAGCTCGACGCTTCGTCTGCCGTTTTCCCGCGAGTGGCGTCACTCGGGCGGCATGATTGGCGGCCAGGTGTTCATGGCAGCCGCCGATACGGCGATGGTCGTCGCGATTACCGCCGCGCTCGGCGGCTTCAAGCCTATGAGCACGGTGTCGCTGAACATCAACTTCATGCGCGCGGTCCGCAAGGGCGACGTGCTGATCGAGGCGCGAGTGCCGCGCATGGGCCGCAATCTCGTGTTCGACGAAGGCGGCACCATGGCCGTTCAAGCCACCACGACTTACGCACTGCTCGGGTGAATGCCCGCTCGATCCGAGCGGGCAGGTGGCACAAAGTACCCATAGCAAGAGCCAAGGAAAGCAAGGAAAAGCAGCATGTTCGATCAGGTCGTATTCGCCGGCGGCGGTAACCGCTGCTGGTGGCAGGCGGGTTTCTGGGACGTCGTGCAGCCGCAGCTCGACATCCGTCCGCGCGTGATCACCGGCATTTCGGCCGGCGCCGCGACTGCGTGCATGATTTACACGCGCGGCGATTCCGACTGGGTCATGCGCTATTACGAAGACGCTCTGCGTCACAACACGCGCAATGCCTATTGGGGCAACCTGCTGCGCGGCGAGTCGGTATTTCCGCATTACCGGATCTACCGGCAGGCGCTGCTCGACATCTACGGCGACAAGTTTTCGAAGCTCGCGCAGGCGCCGGAAATCCGCATCGGCGTATCTCATCTGCCGCGCTGGCTCGGCGCAAGAAGCGCGGTAGCAGCGGGGCTGGTCGCGTACAACATCGAAAAATACGTGCGCAAGTCGTTGCATCCGACGCTCGGTCAGACGCTCGGTTTTCATCCGGAATTCGTGCGCGCGCAGGATTGCGCGAGCGTCGACGAGCTTGCGGACCTGATCCTGCAATCGTCTAGTACGCCGCCGTTCACGCCGGTTCTGCGGCGCAACGGCCGGCCGGTGCTGGACGGTGGGATGGTGGATAACGTCCCGGTTAGCGCGCTCGACGCCGATGTACCGGGTAACGTGCTCGTGATGGTCACGCGTCTTTATCCGCGGCCGCAGATGTTCGTCGTACCGCACGGCGTGCAGCAGCGGCTCTACGTGCAGCCGTCGCGCAAGGTGCCAATTTCAAGCTGGGACTACACGAGTCCGTCGCAGATGGTCCACGCTTATAACCTCGGCCGCGCTGATGGCGAGGTCTTCCTTGAACGCGTGCCTGCGCTGATGGAGGCGGCAGCGCACGAAGCGCGGTGAGCGACGCAGCCCGGCGGGCCAAACCCGACCCGCCAGCCGCCTCACCCGCCAATCACCGCCGACGCCCGCCTTGCAGCGCCTCCGGATTCGCGATACTGGCGGTATCGCCGGCATCGAACGCGAGAATGTTCCTGAACGCCGCGGAGAAATACAGCTCATAGCTCTCGCGCTCCACATAGCCGATGTGCGGCGTGCAGATCACGTTTTCCATGCGCAGCAGGCTGTAGCCCTGCAGGATCGGCTCGCTTTCGTATACGTCGATCGCGACCATCCCCGGACGGTTGTGCGACAGCGCGCTCACCAGCGCGTTCTCTTCGAGCAGCTCGGCGCGGCTAGTGTTCACGAGTAGTGCGGTCGGCTTCATGCGCATCAGATCGTCCTGCTTGACGATGCCACGCGTGTCGTCATGCAGACGCAGATGCAGCGACAACACATCGCTGTTCTCGAACAGCTCCTCACGAGTCGCCGCGACGCCGTAGCCGTCGGCGCGAGCGGCTTCGCGCGAATGCTCGCGGCCCCACACCAGCACGTTCATGCCAAACGCCTTGCCGTAGCCGGCCAGCAGGCGGCCGATCTTGCCGTAGCCCCAGATCCCGAGCGTCTGTCCGCGCAGCACCTGACCCAGGCC from Paraburkholderia sp. HP33-1 includes the following:
- a CDS encoding tyrosine-type recombinase/integrase → MAIRKDKKSGIWHLDIRTPGGQRIRRSADTADKKEAQEYHDRLKADLWRQDKLGEAPDRTFEEAAVRFLRECEGQRDYATKLRHIAYWREQFPGRLVRSLTSDEITDSLPTHRVVKGKPVELLTGSTRNRYIATIKRLLNLCVAWEWIDRVPRFPRYIEPEVRVRWESPEVITALINALRLPWMRDAAVVAVATGMRQSELFGLTPSQVDLAQSNAWVTHEGAKSKRARAVPLNGDAVGVLTRRLKSAERLAFTRGEGLDARIQQIDTRDFERACRAVGIEDFHWHDLRHTWASWHVQRGTPLMVLKELGGWETIEMVQKYAHLAPSHLAAHADTVKFWSSTGEQKEKMPLARAA
- a CDS encoding patatin-like phospholipase family protein encodes the protein MFDQVVFAGGGNRCWWQAGFWDVVQPQLDIRPRVITGISAGAATACMIYTRGDSDWVMRYYEDALRHNTRNAYWGNLLRGESVFPHYRIYRQALLDIYGDKFSKLAQAPEIRIGVSHLPRWLGARSAVAAGLVAYNIEKYVRKSLHPTLGQTLGFHPEFVRAQDCASVDELADLILQSSSTPPFTPVLRRNGRPVLDGGMVDNVPVSALDADVPGNVLVMVTRLYPRPQMFVVPHGVQQRLYVQPSRKVPISSWDYTSPSQMVHAYNLGRADGEVFLERVPALMEAAAHEAR
- a CDS encoding D-2-hydroxyacid dehydrogenase family protein, encoding MKIAILDDYQDAVRKLDCFQLLADHEVKVFNNTVRGLGQLASRLAEVDALVLIRERTRITSQLLDKLPRLRMISQTGKVSNHIDLAACTERGIAVLEGTGSPVAPAELTWALIMAAQRRIPQYVANLKQGAWQQSGLKTSALPPNFGLGQVLRGQTLGIWGYGKIGRLLAGYGKAFGMNVLVWGREHSREAARADGYGVAATREELFENSDVLSLHLRLHDDTRGIVKQDDLMRMKPTALLVNTSRAELLEENALVSALSHNRPGMVAIDVYESEPILQGYSLLRMENVICTPHIGYVERESYELYFSAAFRNILAFDAGDTASIANPEALQGGRRR